GCGCTGCAACGGAAGCAGTATGTGATGACCACCGATTCCAATCACAGCCTGGAGATAGCATTGAACCTGGCGCGGCACATGAAGCTGACAGCGGTAAACCAGTTATGGGTGTCCGATATCACCTACATTCGCCTGCGCGAGCAGTTTGTGTATCTGGCATGAGTATGTAACACTGCTGGAGAAACACCAGATGGTGGCCAGCATGAGCCGAGCGGGCAATCCGTATGACAATGCTCGCTGTGAGCGGTTCATGCAGACGCTGAAGCAGGAAGAGATTCACGCCAGCGCGTATCGCGACCTGGAACATCTGCGGGAAAACCTGGGTGATTTCATCGAGCGTTACTACAACCGGAAACGGCTGCACTCGGCGCTGGGATACCGGACACCAGAAGAGTTTGAGCGCGAGCAGAGCCAAAACCAAGACCAAAGTCTGAAGGTGGCTACAGTAATTTTGACCTTTGGGAAGGCTAATACATTACCGGGATCGGGGACGGGGACTCAAACGCCGTCCCCTTCCCCGAACCCCAACCCCCTGCTGGAGAATAACGAGGGTGCATTATGACTCTATGGACTGTCTCAATTCAGGGGTTCA
The genomic region above belongs to Terriglobia bacterium and contains:
- a CDS encoding integrase core domain-containing protein, producing MVASMSRAGNPYDNARCERFMQTLKQEEIHASAYRDLEHLRENLGDFIERYYNRKRLHSALGYRTPEEFEREQSQNQDQSLKVATVILTFGKANTLPGSGTGTQTPSPSPNPNPLLENNEGAL